The DNA window aataaagccaatCCTTTCTCATAGTATGACAAATTCTAGGAAGGGGGTGGGCCAGTGTATAAAAGGAAcccttaggggcgcctgcgtggctcagtcggttaagcggctgacttcagctcaggtcatgatctcatggctcaagagtttgagccccgtgtcaggctctgtgctgacagctcagagcctggagcctcctttgaattctgtgtctccctctctctctttgcctctcccctgctcatgttctgtctctccctagcaaaaataaataaacattaataaataaataaataaataaataaataaataaataaataaaaggaaccctTAACAAGTAGAGTAGGTAGTACCTttgttgtagttttttaaaaaaatgtgtttggtcCAACACCAAAGCATTCCATTAATTTTTGCAAGATCCATTATATTTGGGCAACTGTTAATTTAATTGTCTGTGTCCTAAAAGGAGTCTTCAGGTTCGATTAACTTTTCCTACAGAGAATTTCTTACTTCTACAGAATGGAGAAGGCCATTGAGGGGGCAACCTATGTAAGGGGATACTGTGATACTATGGTGAttaattaatagatatattagTTTCCCAGGATTATCAAagtaaattaccacaaactggatTAAAACAACAGAACTTATTCTctaacagttctggaggctggaagtctgaaatcaaggtgttgctGGGCCATGTTCCCTCCAAAACTTCTAGGGAAGAACCTTTCCATTCCTCTTTCAGCTTCTGGTCATTTCAGGCCTTGCTTGGCCTCTGGCAGCATAACTCCAATCTCACTTCCATAAATAGATTGTGTTCTTCCTGTGTGTCTTATGTccccttcttataaggataccagtcatattggattaagggctCATGCTTCTCTAGTATGAtgtcatcttaacttgattacatctgcaaagaccctgtttccaaataagaacATATTCCTGGGCATCAAaggttaggacttgaacatattTGGGGGGAGAGACACAATAAACCTACAACCAGTGGGTTTCTACTTTTCATGCCTACATCAAGGAGTTTGAGGGAGTGGGTTGCAGCTACACTCCAGAAATCTTTAAGATCAGGTTATACTGCCTTAGAGGGTATCATTCTGCATCCTCATCCTAATTGAAAACTACAATATGGCTTCTTCTTGGATACTCCATAATCAAGATTACACTACTATAATTTCTGTCAGTCTGGGCTTTGTTGACTCAGGGCATTCTTCTGAGTTGTtctaagttgtttttgttttgttttgtttttttttaactaccttATGGGCTTCTATTTTCCAACATCATCCAGTTTCATAGGCTTCCTCTAGTAGATATTTTGATTGATTAATCCTCGTAGtgctgatattttttaaaacagatatcCACTTTTCTTCCCATACCATCCATGTTTCTAGGGAAGCTCAAGAAGTGGGCTTGATTTGTCAAAAGTAATTATCAGTCTCTGGTCACTGATGGGTAAAGGAATTCAGGTTAAGCCTACCAATGCATGATACTTTCCTAGCTGTAGAATTTGGTTCTGGAATGGCCATGTAACCCAGTGGAAGGCAAGTGGATTTGGGGGGCTTCTGGGAAACAGATGTCCTAAATTGTAAGATGGTTCCTTTTTCTATCTTGACATTGTACATAGATATGAGGCCTAAAACTGCTGTAGCCACCTTGTACCTAGCTTGGGAATGAAGCTGACCCCTGTAGGGGGGAACAGTTGAGCGCTCTGTAGAGAACTACATTTGAAAGCTATGACTGATCCACAATGAATCATCACTCTATTGTAGTATTTTTCAATTATGCTTAgatctaatttgtttttaagaactgAATTGGGTTTTCTGTTCCCTTAGTTTGAAAGCGTTTTATCTGGCACATCCTAATGGGTCTCTTGAAGCAAATGGGTCTAAGAGAAAAGATGGTGATGCCCATCAGGCTCCCAAGGGAGTCCATTTTCTCTGTGTTAAGCAAAGGACTCAGGCTCCATAACCTCCTATCTGTAGAAGTCAGTCATCAACTTAGCACCCTCAGAAATCTGGCAACAGATGCCATCCTCTGCAGTACTTCTGTGTCAGACCATAGAACTTTTCCATGTAACCATGCTGAGTAATACAGTTTCTGCCACACTTGTTATCAAGCAGGCCTCATAGATTGGGTGAGGTGAGAAAGATGGAGAGTCTTCATCAGGATCAATGGATTGCTTGGACTCCTACAGTTTACCAAGTACTGCTAAAGACAAGAGGGCAGATCTTCCAAACCGACGACATtacaaattcatgaaccacagtAATTGTCCCCtctgtgtgcactctctcccgCTCTACAGCAGCAATTTCAAATTTTCATCACTCGCTGCAGATATTCTCAGCAATttctagagaaaattaaaaaatcaggcaGGAGCCACAACCAACCTCCATGGAAACAAAGACCAGCACCTGCTCTAAccctgtttttaaatgtttattgattttgagagagaaagggtgtgagagcaggggaagagcagagagagagagagagagagggagagaatcccaggcaagctctgtaTTGTCAGTGCACAGTCGTACCcacaggggcttgatcccaccaactgcgagatcatgacctgagcggaaatcaggagtgAGTGGCTAAAggaactgagccacacaggagccacTACTTTAACCCTTTTAAGATGGTTCCTTTTTAAGATGGGCTGCTGGTGGCGCGCGGGAAGCTCCAGGGTTTCAAAGGACAAGGTGTTTTTCCTGCCCTCCAAGCTTAGGATGTAAGAGCTAGGTGCTCCTGGGCTTTACCCTTGAAACTCAAAGAAAGGGAGGTAAGAgaactagaagaaagaaaacgGTAATGCTACCAAACAGTAAGAACTAAAACAGTAAAGGAGGGCTGTGGCTAAACCCCGGTGATGACTATTAGGAAAATACCAAAGGATGCCCCGCCTGCCGGTGCGCTTCTAGCAGCCTTTGTGGTAACAAAGTCAGGCCTCCGATGTAAACAAAGAGTCTGAGTCTGTAGCTGAGTTTCTCAGGGTCTCCCTGCCTAACGCTCCCAGCCCGAGGGCACAAATACCATCCTCCGAGGCGTGGGAGGCCGAAGGTGGAGGCTGTGGAAGCCCCTCAGGTCATCCTTGCGCAGCTCTTACATAGTTTCTCTGCCCACTCGATGTGCACAACAGAATTTTCCATGGCTCACCCTTTGCGGTGGTTAAAGTACATTCCAGAAAGAAACACACTAGCGAACTGGGGCGGAGGAGGGGAACTCAAACTTCAGGGAAAGAGTTTGGGGAGAGGGGGCGGATACTAAGCCAACCTGTTGCCTGCGGGGGCTCCCGAGGCGGGGCTGCAGAAGGGAGAGCGCTAACGGAGAACCCAGCCGCCGACATCCCGCGCGCCCCCagtcctgcccttccccccagcccccaccccccccctccccgcctcccggGACGGCCCGCTCCGCCTGCCTGAGTCACggctggagctggggaggagccgGGGAAAGGAGGCCCCAGCCCAGAGTGCAGCCGGCGGCCGctgggagagcaagcagggaggccGGGGGTAATGGGGGAGAGCACGCTGGAGCCGGGGCCTGTGCCCGCAGCGCCGGCGGGGGGCCCGGTGCACGCCGTGACGGTGGTGACGCTGCTGGAGAAGCTGGCCACCATGCTAGAGGCGCTGCGGGAGCGGCAGGGGGGCCTGGCTCGGAGGCAGGGCGGCCNNNNNNNNNNNNNNNNNNNNNNNNNNNNNNNNNNNNNNNNNNNNNNNNNNNNNNNNNNNNNNNNNNNNNNNNNNNNNNNNNNNNNNNNNNNNNNNNNNNNTACCACACCCGCATTCCTGACCCCACGCGGTGCAACGGACTTCCAGAGCCGCACCCACTTCCCACCACGCTGCCCCATCCCTCAGCGCCAGAACTCAGCTTGGCCAACCAGAGGCAGCCCAGCTCAGGCCACGTACTCCGAATTTGCTCCAAGTCCCAGCCCACCCCTGAATGGAAATAACGGTGGCGGAAGTGTATCCTGCGACCGTTCCCTGCCTCCGATTCTTGCCCCTGCGATCGCCATCCTGCTTAAGGGGGTCCCACCTAATTTCCAAACTTTTGCAGTTTGCCAGTAgcaccctctctccccacacctgcCTTTTCTTTGCCCCTTGGTCCCGCTCCAAGGGTGGGGCGGGTTCCCCGGTGTAATTAAAGAGTGAGGTTTAGGCTGCTGCGGGGTAGGGGACTGCCAGGGTCAGAGCTGTGTTCATCACCTGCAGGAGGAGGCTGAAATCCCAGCCAGCGCCTTCCAGAAGGCGCCCGAACCCTTAGGCCCGGCAGACCAGACCCAACCTGGCCCAGAGCAGCCGGAGGCCGAAGTTGAGGAGAGCTCAGACGAGGAGCAGGTGGAGTCCAGGGCCCGGCGGCTTCGGCGCACCGGGTTGGAGAAGGTACAGAGCCTGCGAAGGGCCCTCTCTGGCCGGAAAGGCCCTGCAGCATCAACGCCCACGCCAGTCAAGCCACCTCGTCTTGGGCCTGGCCGGAGCGCTGATGGCCAGCCAGAAGCCCAGCCTGCGCTGGAGCCCAAGCGGGAGCCAGAATCTCCGCAGGATACTGAGGAAGATCCCGGGAAATCTGGGGCTGCTGAAGCCGCGGTGCTCCAAGTAGAGAGTGCGGCCTAATGGCTGGTGCTGTCTACTTCTCCTGTGCCTATGCCTAATCCCCAAATAAATCTCCCTCTGGAATGCAGCATTCACGCCCAAAAAAGGAGTGAATCCTGCACCCATAGCCCAGCTCTGGCCTTCCCTTAATGGTACCTTCAGATTAGCTTGCGTCCTCTAAAAGAGCAGCAGCTGCTCACACCTGCTTGCACTCCTGGTCAATAAAAGTTCTGTCACCTATTCCAGACTCCATGTGAAGGGGTGGGAGGCAAAGGCTTGCAAGGAGTAAGACAAATGTTGGAACCTGGAATGTGGCTTCAGTTTCAACCAGATCATTGTATCATTTCTCAGGTTCCCACTGAATCTTGGACATATAGAAATAAGCTGCTGTCCACTTGCTTCTTGAGCACTTTACTCATGGAGAAGCATCCAGTATAGTCTCTTgctgtaggtgctcaataaatgtcaacgAGTGGTTTTCCTCTtagtttcttcttcctcttctgtctcttaaaagttgGGCTTTCCTCTGTTCTCAGCCTTCTTCTCATTCTGGGTAGTCGTCTGTCAGCACTGACTCTCAGGCCGTTTCCACCAACCACACACACCCTAAGACCACTGTCCTGAGCTGCAGTTGAAATGTACCTCAAGTTAATGTGTCCAAAGGAAGTAATCTACCttttaattaaattcaatttcaattttataagtatttattaagcactttgtATCATTCAAAATGGCATCTCCTCTTGTGTTTTCGTTACTGAATGTTACCACCATCCACACAGAAACCTGGGAGTCCTCCCtggttcctccctctctctctcaatcccctCCCCCATGGAAACAGTGACATCTGTAGTCTGACCACTTTTTAAATACCCGTGGCCCCTGCTCTTTCAGGCCTTATCTTTCACCTGACCATTATTTGAACTGCCAATCTGATCCCATCATCCTTCAGATTCAGAACCTCAGTGGCTCCCCATCACCTTCAGAAAAACGTCTGAATTCTTGAGTATTCATTCAACATCTTTAATATAACCTTTTGTGATATGGTTCCTGCCCATTTTTGTAGCCTCATCTTTTGCTGCTTCCCCTCATTCTAGTATTGAATTACATTGAGCTGTGTACTCTCATGCACACCTCTAACTCTCCTGCAAAACTCAGCAAGACACCCCTGTTTCAGGTCAAGTGCTTCTCTTCCCTGTTCCCAAAGCACCACCTCTACACCTCAGTGCTAACTGTACAGATTGTGACTGTTTGCAGTTACTCTCATCCCATCCCACTACACTGTGGCTTCTCTGctgtatttctgtatttcccaTACCAGATACCATGCCTGGCCCACAATAGGCCCTCATGGAGCAAGAGCATCACAGAAGAATTGGGAAGTGCAGGGGGGTTAGCTAGGGATGGGAGCATGGTCATCAGCCCATTCCTTCAGTTATTGTCTTATGAAGACATTTTTTGAGTACCTAATGTGTTTATAGGCCCTGTGCTGGGTCTTGTGAACACCAAGATGACAATCCTGAGGTCTTCAAGGACTTGAGAGTTTAGGGAGTGCAAACATGAATGATATAAGTATAGTGATTGttacattattttgagagaaaagagggaagggacaCAACCTATCCTGAAGGAGGAAAAGTAGGGGGATGTTTAAGGCCATGTTCTAGGACAAGGTGAATAGATGGAAAACAAGAATGGTGTGTGgcagtagagtttagtgattatAGTTTGGcttctcagttccttcatctattttttataagtttatttttgagagagattgagagagcagggggtggggcagagagagacggcatcAGGATACAATGGatactgtgctgtcagcagaaagcccaatgcagggctcaaactcacgaatagtgagatcatgacctgagctgaagtcagatgctccaccaactgagccacccaggcgcccctctccatcTATTAAATGGGATAATGATAACCTCTATTGGGCTTTCCTGAGGATTAAGCTACATCAGTATTTAGCACAAGTACCTGGAGGAGAGTTTGTTTCAGGCGTATAGTTCGTTCATCCAgttattcaacaaaatatttactgaacttcAAAtttctgccaggcactgttttaagagCTGGGGATACAGTGGCACATAAGGAAGACAGGATCCCTGAATTTGTGGATAGTGTCGGGGGAGACAGGCAATAAAGAAGTATACTATGAGagataaaaacaagcaaacatatgAACAAGAAGGTCTTTCTGCTTATGGGCTCTGAAGAAAAGAAGTTAGGATACAGATAATAACTGGGGTAGAGGAGTACTTAGATGAGGAAGTtggggatttaaatttttttatttttatttttgatagagagtgtaagtgcgagcaggggagaagcagagagagagagggaggacagaatctgaagcagactccaggctctcagctgtcaacacagagcccaacgtggggctccaactcacaaactgtgagatcatgacctgagctgaagttggacgcttaaccaactgagccacccaggtgccctgaggaaaCTGGGGATTTAAAACGGGAACAGAATTCAGtagtgacttaaaattttttttctgatgaattaAATTAGAAGAGTCTAAGCTCCCAGTGACCATGATTGGTGGGAAGTCTATTATCAGTCACCTTAGGGCTCCTCTCCTTCCTTAGATTGTACAGTTAGTTATACCAGGAGGTTCACACCATCTGGTCTCTCAGACCTTGGATGTCTCTGCTGCTATTGCTTCTCATGGCCACACGATGCCGCTATTGGGGCACCAGTGTCTTGGTTGATGTCTCAACAACCCAGAGGTCTCCTGTCCAGCTCTGTATCCCAAATCAGGGATCCTTCCATGGAGGCTGCTCTGCTGTAGCTCCATTACCTTTGAAGAAATTCAGGACTTG is part of the Suricata suricatta isolate VVHF042 chromosome 11, meerkat_22Aug2017_6uvM2_HiC, whole genome shotgun sequence genome and encodes:
- the CAVIN3 gene encoding caveolae-associated protein 3 — translated: MGESTLEPGPVPAAPAGGPVHAVTVVTLLEKLATMLEALRERQGGLARRQGGCCGVGDCQGQSCVHHLQEEAEIPASAFQKAPEPLGPADQTQPGPEQPEAEVEESSDEEQVESRARRLRRTGLEKVQSLRRALSGRKGPAASTPTPVKPPRLGPGRSADGQPEAQPALEPKREPESPQDTEEDPGKSGAAEAAVLQVESAA